The following are encoded in a window of Mustelus asterias unplaced genomic scaffold, sMusAst1.hap1.1 HAP1_SCAFFOLD_35, whole genome shotgun sequence genomic DNA:
- the LOC144482194 gene encoding histone H1-like, with amino-acid sequence MTETAAAETAPPAAPAQVKSPRKKKAAPRPAAAGPKLGEQILNVVAGCSDRKGMSLAAIKKALAGSGVDVGKRGSQIRLTIKRMVEKGSLAQTKGQGASGSFKLAKKESLGKMGKKVKKPTAKKSLVKKTAAKKVTTKKAAAKKPAAKKPAAKKTPVKKSTVKKTSSKKVATPKKVVKKAALKKKSPVKKVTGGKSVKKVTKSKAKPKVKAAKAKKASGKK; translated from the coding sequence atgactgaaactgcagccgccgaaacggctcctccagccgctcccgctcaagtgaagtctcccaggaagaagaaggcggctccccgacctgcggcagccggtcccaagttaggcgagcagatcctcaatgttgtggcgggttgcagcgatcgcaaggggatgtccctggccgcgataaagaaagctttggctggcagtggagtggatgtggggaagcgcgGCTCCCAGATCAGGTTAACTATCAAGAGGATGGTGGAGAAAGGCTCTCTGGCGCAGACAAAGGGACAGGGCGCCTCCGGCTCCTTCAAGCTCGCTAAGAAGGAAAGCCtggggaaaatgggaaagaaggtgaagaaaccaacagccaagaaatctttagtaaagaaaacagcggccaagaaggtgacaacaaagaaagcagcagccaagaaacccgcagcCAAGAAACCAGCAGCAAAGaaaactccagtgaagaaatcaacagtgaagaaaacaagcagcaagaaggtggcaactccaaaaaaggtggtgaagaaagcagccctgaagaaaaagtctcctgtgaagaaggtgacgggcggaaagtctgtcaaaaaagtgactaaatcgaaggccaaacccaaagtgaaagcagcaaaagcgaagaaagcgtcaggaaagaagtga